One Peptostreptococcus equinus genomic window carries:
- a CDS encoding helix-turn-helix domain-containing protein produces MKTSTEVMGDRIKNKRLEMNLTQEELGNRIGVQRAAINKYESGQVENMKRTVIKNLANVFNVDPQWIMAFDIDSEITTETSTSTLYKYFPVSISAGSLENIEGISNYEEVPLSDKILGKYAGSKSIILLKVNGESMNKYIPNKSYIVVDTSKKRVSDIKSKDIVVFSQNGEYSVKRFINDEANGRFIFKPESYDDTFMPIVVDYDNSEDLKLIGKVVKYIVDVD; encoded by the coding sequence ATGAAAACTTCTACAGAAGTTATGGGGGATAGAATAAAAAATAAAAGATTAGAAATGAATCTAACCCAAGAAGAGTTAGGGAACAGAATAGGAGTTCAAAGAGCTGCTATAAATAAGTATGAAAGTGGACAAGTTGAAAATATGAAAAGAACAGTTATTAAAAATCTAGCAAATGTATTCAATGTAGACCCACAGTGGATAATGGCATTTGATATTGATTCAGAAATAACTACAGAAACTTCTACTAGCACTTTATATAAATATTTTCCAGTATCTATTTCAGCTGGTTCATTAGAAAATATAGAAGGAATAAGCAATTACGAAGAAGTCCCATTAAGCGATAAGATACTTGGTAAGTATGCAGGTAGTAAGTCAATTATACTTCTTAAAGTAAATGGAGAATCAATGAATAAATATATTCCTAATAAGTCTTATATAGTTGTAGACACTTCTAAGAAGCGTGTATCTGATATAAAGAGCAAAGACATAGTAGTTTTTTCGCAAAATGGCGAATACAGCGTTAAAAGGTTTATAAATGATGAAGCTAATGGGAGATTTATATTCAAGCCCGAAAGCTATGATGATACATTTATGCCTATTGTAGTTGACTATGATAATAGTGAAGATTTAAAACTCATAGGAAAAGTTGTTAAGTATATAGTTGATGTTGATTAA
- a CDS encoding ribbon-helix-helix domain-containing protein — MENKKEITLRIPQELYEALTKMSEETGIPIAHIIIFALWNYL; from the coding sequence ATGGAAAACAAAAAAGAAATAACGCTCCGAATACCACAGGAGTTATACGAAGCGTTGACAAAAATGAGTGAAGAAACAGGTATTCCAATAGCACATATTATAATTTTTGCTTTATGGAATTATCTATAG
- a CDS encoding ribbon-helix-helix domain-containing protein, with product MDNITTRIPIDINENLEKVSQQTGIPKSSLILYAINDCLRLRKDIDMPKFDFSNEDFVRFTLRMPEHLKKELAITASERNTSINSLIVAYVDLFDLLYWDCYR from the coding sequence ATGGATAACATAACTACTAGAATACCAATTGATATTAATGAAAACTTAGAAAAAGTATCACAACAAACTGGAATCCCTAAATCTTCTCTAATACTTTACGCAATAAATGATTGTTTAAGATTACGTAAAGATATCGATATGCCTAAATTTGATTTTAGCAATGAAGATTTTGTAAGATTCACACTTAGAATGCCAGAACATCTAAAAAAAGAATTAGCAATAACTGCTAGTGAAAGAAACACCTCTATAAACTCCCTTATTGTTGCATATGTAGATTTATTTGATTTATTGTATTGGGATTGCTATAGATAA
- a CDS encoding toxin-antitoxin system HicB family antitoxin has protein sequence MEKVRMTIRVVPKLDEKISKTAKETGKSKNAVIIDACWDFIKKRRFQ, from the coding sequence ATGGAAAAAGTAAGAATGACTATTAGGGTTGTCCCTAAGCTAGATGAAAAAATAAGTAAAACAGCAAAAGAAACAGGCAAAAGTAAGAATGCAGTGATAATTGATGCATGTTGGGATTTTATTAAAAAAAGGAGGTTTCAATGA
- a CDS encoding DUF3102 domain-containing protein, with amino-acid sequence MNDLQQVTQLEVEINYYKNQTVQNFLEIGKRLVKSKEVIPNGEWKYWLKEKVDFTERTAYRLIDCYNRFGELSTSTVISSSKMIELLSLPEEKTQDFIENNDVQDMTVKQLREAVKREKEAIKREEQAKNEIAKLKTELEKQPREVIKEVVRTEKIEVTPIDYEPIKRDLASKDEALKKASYRQEQEVKARKQIEAELKATKEEMQKLKNEYTSEEAKNRFSKNLSENTIVFLSEMNNFLSRIGGLAWVTDYIEDLEDIEVRNIHKGLDSIEAWTVAVRNNLIEKGK; translated from the coding sequence TTGAATGATTTGCAACAAGTAACGCAATTAGAAGTAGAGATTAACTACTATAAAAATCAAACAGTACAAAACTTCTTAGAAATAGGTAAAAGGTTGGTTAAGTCTAAAGAAGTTATTCCTAATGGAGAATGGAAATATTGGCTTAAAGAAAAGGTAGACTTCACAGAAAGAACAGCTTATAGGCTTATAGATTGTTACAACAGATTTGGAGAACTGTCGACGTCGACAGTCATAAGTTCATCAAAAATGATTGAATTGCTGTCATTACCAGAAGAAAAAACACAAGATTTCATTGAAAATAATGATGTTCAGGATATGACAGTAAAACAACTAAGAGAAGCTGTTAAGAGAGAAAAAGAAGCAATCAAACGTGAAGAACAAGCGAAAAATGAAATAGCTAAACTTAAAACCGAGTTAGAAAAACAGCCTAGAGAAGTTATAAAAGAGGTTGTGAGAACTGAAAAGATAGAAGTAACACCTATTGACTATGAGCCAATTAAAAGGGACTTAGCCAGCAAAGACGAAGCTTTAAAAAAAGCAAGTTACAGACAAGAACAAGAAGTAAAAGCAAGAAAGCAAATTGAAGCAGAATTAAAAGCTACTAAAGAGGAAATGCAAAAACTTAAAAATGAGTACACGTCAGAAGAAGCTAAGAATAGATTTTCTAAGAATTTATCTGAAAATACAATAGTATTTTTATCAGAAATGAATAACTTTTTAAGCCGTATAGGTGGTTTAGCTTGGGTTACAGATTATATAGAAGATTTAGAAGATATAGAAGTTAGAAATATTCACAAAGGGTTAGATAGCATTGAAGCTTGGACAGTAGCAGTAAGAAATAATTTAATTGAGAAAGGAAAATAA
- a CDS encoding ORF6C domain-containing protein has product MANEIQAIEKMIRQQTEQQQLFINSVSQMMTNNNSKFQIVENNLSEVQKDIKDIKENEELENDKYNRLNKLKASKVEETVANTNEVIKQELYRQITRAIKEKFNLSSLPKIKKKDEQECESFIENFKFNINNASISACRKFIKEFDRIIGTNSVQRAKYIIYDYEKCLDMMDKSYKEEFENHYKYTELKAFLNN; this is encoded by the coding sequence ATGGCAAATGAAATACAAGCAATAGAAAAAATGATTAGGCAACAAACAGAACAACAACAATTATTCATTAATTCAGTAAGTCAAATGATGACAAATAATAATAGTAAATTTCAAATTGTAGAAAACAACTTGTCAGAAGTGCAAAAAGACATCAAAGATATAAAAGAAAATGAAGAATTAGAAAATGATAAGTATAACAGATTAAATAAATTAAAAGCTTCAAAAGTTGAGGAAACTGTAGCTAATACTAACGAAGTAATTAAGCAAGAGTTATACAGACAGATAACTAGAGCTATAAAAGAAAAATTCAATTTATCAAGCTTACCAAAAATAAAGAAAAAAGATGAACAAGAGTGCGAATCATTCATAGAAAATTTCAAGTTCAACATTAATAACGCTTCTATATCAGCTTGTAGAAAATTTATAAAAGAGTTTGACAGGATAATAGGAACTAATAGCGTTCAACGTGCTAAATATATTATTTACGACTATGAAAAGTGTCTTGATATGATGGATAAGTCTTACAAAGAAGAATTTGAAAATCATTATAAATACACAGAATTAAAAGCTTTTTTAAATAATTAA
- a CDS encoding siphovirus Gp157 family protein yields MSLYNLEKEYALLESELDELMQSDDEETQKLANAKLQEVINKSLEIENKNVNIFKYRFYLLGKEEQIRALSEMHKKEAKRLDDYADTFANKIKQLDRSTINALEINGKKSIETELGKMTIRKSKGRIDILDKKLIPDSYKKERVSTTLVENKTAIREAIESGKNVPGAKLVFEDTLIVK; encoded by the coding sequence ATGAGTTTATACAATTTAGAAAAAGAATATGCATTATTAGAATCTGAATTAGACGAATTAATGCAATCAGATGATGAAGAGACACAAAAATTAGCAAATGCAAAACTTCAAGAGGTAATAAATAAATCTCTTGAAATAGAAAATAAAAATGTAAACATATTTAAATATAGATTTTATTTATTAGGCAAAGAAGAGCAAATAAGAGCATTGTCAGAAATGCATAAAAAAGAGGCAAAAAGATTAGATGACTATGCAGACACATTCGCGAATAAGATAAAGCAATTAGATAGAAGCACTATCAATGCTTTAGAAATAAATGGTAAAAAGTCAATTGAGACTGAATTAGGTAAAATGACTATACGTAAATCAAAAGGAAGAATAGATATTTTAGATAAAAAACTTATCCCAGATTCATATAAAAAAGAGCGTGTATCTACTACACTTGTTGAAAATAAAACAGCTATAAGAGAAGCTATTGAAAGTGGCAAAAATGTGCCAGGAGCTAAGTTGGTATTTGAAGATACATTGATAGTTAAGTAG
- a CDS encoding ERF family protein: MNIYEKLQKIQNELKVPKERDVKGRYKYRSADDIYKHLKPLADKYNVSVFVSDEIFMANEEIYIKAICTITDGEGTITANAYAREPKISKTGQSEQQITGATSSYARKYAMGGMFLIDNDSIDADEEEYQKEFNSNYKENKNSTNSQPKQDEKMATKENIDKLKKLLDSRGFTEADVQGILKNHYKAKTLEQLTAKECKSFYDRAK, translated from the coding sequence ATGAATATATATGAGAAGTTACAAAAGATACAGAACGAATTGAAAGTACCTAAGGAAAGAGATGTAAAAGGCAGGTATAAGTATAGGTCAGCTGATGACATATATAAGCACTTAAAACCACTTGCTGATAAGTATAATGTATCAGTTTTTGTAAGTGACGAAATCTTTATGGCAAATGAAGAAATATATATAAAAGCCATTTGTACTATAACAGATGGAGAAGGAACTATTACAGCTAATGCTTATGCTAGAGAACCTAAAATTAGTAAAACAGGGCAATCTGAACAACAGATAACAGGAGCTACATCATCATATGCAAGAAAATATGCAATGGGAGGAATGTTTTTAATAGATAATGATTCAATTGACGCAGACGAAGAAGAGTATCAAAAAGAATTTAATTCTAATTATAAAGAAAATAAAAATTCAACAAATAGTCAACCTAAACAAGATGAAAAAATGGCAACTAAAGAGAATATAGATAAATTAAAAAAATTGTTAGATTCACGAGGATTTACAGAGGCAGATGTTCAAGGAATATTGAAAAATCATTACAAAGCAAAAACCCTTGAACAACTTACAGCTAAAGAGTGTAAGTCATTCTATGATAGAGCTAAATAG
- a CDS encoding DUF7666 domain-containing protein, producing the protein MKGYKVFNPDWKCRDFQYSVGEEYAIDEEPIICKRGFHFCKELNDCFNYYNFDGDNKVAEIEALGSIDEKGDDTKCCTNKIKIVRALTWEEVLQLVNTGKCNSGRMNSGNWNSGYWNSGNRNSGDRNSGNRNSGNRNSGDWNSGNRNSGNRNSGYMNSGDRNSGNRNSGYRNSGNRNSGDFNSGDFNKTNNSSGCFNTEEQFITMFNEPTKMTLREWRNSDAYYLLNEIEKLNTKWIVVEDMTDEEKENFPDHKTTGGYLKKLDESEKPQIWWDKLSKSNKQIIKAIPNFDQKIFEEITGIDMGE; encoded by the coding sequence ATGAAAGGATATAAAGTTTTTAACCCAGATTGGAAGTGTAGAGATTTTCAATACTCAGTAGGAGAAGAATATGCAATAGATGAAGAACCGATTATATGTAAGAGAGGGTTTCATTTTTGTAAAGAATTAAACGACTGTTTTAATTACTATAACTTTGATGGCGATAATAAAGTAGCAGAAATAGAAGCTTTAGGAAGCATAGATGAAAAAGGGGACGACACTAAATGCTGTACTAATAAAATTAAAATAGTTAGAGCGTTGACATGGGAAGAAGTGCTGCAATTAGTCAACACTGGAAAATGCAATTCTGGTCGTATGAACTCAGGAAATTGGAACTCAGGATATTGGAACTCAGGAAATAGGAATTCAGGAGATAGGAATTCAGGAAATAGGAATTCAGGAAATAGGAATTCAGGAGATTGGAACTCAGGAAATAGGAATTCAGGAAATAGGAATTCAGGATATATGAACTCAGGAGATAGGAATTCAGGAAATAGGAATTCAGGATATAGGAATTCAGGAAATAGGAATTCAGGAGATTTTAACTCAGGAGATTTTAACAAGACTAATAACTCTAGTGGATGCTTTAACACTGAGGAACAATTTATAACAATGTTTAATGAACCAACTAAAATGACACTAAGGGAATGGAGAAATTCAGATGCTTACTATTTGTTGAATGAAATAGAAAAATTAAACACTAAATGGATAGTAGTAGAAGATATGACAGACGAAGAAAAAGAAAATTTCCCTGACCATAAAACAACTGGAGGTTATCTTAAAAAGTTAGATGAATCTGAAAAACCACAAATTTGGTGGGATAAATTAAGTAAGAGTAACAAACAGATAATCAAAGCTATACCTAATTTTGACCAAAAAATATTCGAAGAAATAACAGGCATAGATATGGGGGAGTAA
- a CDS encoding DUF1064 domain-containing protein: protein MAKKSKYNNIKVEYKGIEFDSKKERDRYIELDLLERAKEIKNLERQKKFNLLEGFTDNQGKKERSISYIADFAYIDNRTGEYIVEDVKSDFTRKKAEYIIKRKMFKKKYPDYVFFENVRR from the coding sequence ATGGCTAAAAAAAGCAAATACAACAATATTAAAGTCGAATATAAGGGGATAGAGTTTGACTCTAAAAAAGAAAGAGATAGATATATAGAATTAGACCTCTTGGAAAGAGCAAAAGAAATTAAAAACCTTGAAAGACAGAAAAAGTTTAACTTGCTAGAAGGGTTTACAGATAATCAAGGGAAAAAAGAAAGAAGCATAAGTTATATTGCAGACTTTGCATATATAGATAATAGAACTGGTGAATATATAGTCGAAGATGTAAAGAGCGATTTTACTAGAAAAAAGGCTGAATATATCATAAAAAGGAAAATGTTCAAAAAGAAGTATCCAGATTATGTTTTTTTTGAAAATGTAAGGAGGTAG
- a CDS encoding DUF3310 domain-containing protein, which yields MVNNFEKSKWYKVVKWDNEREWNLIGYKFQSLDDGHHTYMSDVCIYAFDCEEIEDPFSTNCKLDQENVILKSVIGDEIHDNVNSPSHYKLDGLDIETKDVIRALLGKEMYLGWLWGSMLKYSFRWNKKNGIEDLRKARKFNEWIEELESEGK from the coding sequence ATGGTTAATAATTTTGAAAAAAGTAAATGGTATAAAGTTGTAAAATGGGATAACGAAAGGGAATGGAATCTTATAGGTTATAAATTTCAGTCGTTAGATGATGGGCACCACACTTATATGAGTGATGTTTGCATTTATGCATTCGATTGTGAAGAAATAGAAGATCCGTTTTCAACAAATTGTAAACTAGACCAAGAAAATGTAATTCTTAAATCGGTAATTGGAGATGAGATTCACGATAACGTAAACAGTCCATCTCACTATAAGCTAGACGGACTAGATATTGAAACTAAGGACGTGATAAGGGCATTGCTAGGTAAAGAAATGTACCTTGGTTGGTTGTGGGGTAGTATGTTGAAATACTCGTTCAGATGGAACAAGAAAAATGGGATAGAGGATTTAAGAAAAGCTAGAAAATTCAATGAGTGGATAGAAGAGTTAGAAAGTGAAGGTAAATAG
- a CDS encoding single-stranded DNA-binding protein, which produces MNNTVLVGRLCKDPELRYIPGSGTPVATFTLAIDRDYKNKDGSTTTDFIPVEVMGKPAEFCANYITKGRLVGIQGSIRVDRYETPNGEKRNFTKVAGRNIQALDYANDDKGGNPKFEPSGSVGSSEFNSIDDDDVPF; this is translated from the coding sequence ATGAATAATACAGTATTGGTTGGAAGGTTATGCAAAGACCCTGAATTAAGATATATTCCAGGTTCTGGCACGCCAGTGGCTACATTTACACTAGCTATTGATAGAGATTATAAAAATAAAGATGGAAGCACAACAACTGATTTTATACCAGTTGAGGTAATGGGTAAGCCAGCGGAATTTTGTGCAAACTATATTACAAAAGGAAGGTTAGTAGGCATACAAGGTTCTATCAGAGTAGATAGATACGAAACACCTAATGGAGAGAAAAGAAACTTCACTAAGGTAGCAGGTCGTAATATACAGGCTCTTGATTATGCTAATGATGATAAGGGAGGCAATCCTAAGTTTGAGCCAAGTGGTTCAGTTGGTTCATCAGAATTTAATAGCATTGATGATGATGACGTGCCATTTTAG
- a CDS encoding terminase small subunit yields the protein MDKNERVEQLNREIVNLALSLMEDWAPSRNQQKKFVMEYIANGFINGSEAVIKAGYSEKGANTKASEMLAGVNKYEHIKPVIDEVKKAYEERKAELSIASGTEVLQYLTSVMRGEQTEQILKSEGAEYGQAIVDIDVGAKDRLKAAEMLGRTHKLFTDKSGNTTEIVVVRDDI from the coding sequence GTGGATAAGAATGAGAGAGTAGAACAGCTTAATAGAGAGATAGTTAACCTTGCTCTATCACTTATGGAAGATTGGGCACCGTCTAGGAATCAACAAAAGAAATTTGTAATGGAATATATAGCCAATGGTTTTATTAATGGTAGTGAGGCTGTTATAAAAGCAGGATACAGTGAAAAAGGAGCGAATACAAAGGCTTCTGAAATGCTTGCAGGTGTTAATAAGTATGAACATATTAAGCCTGTTATAGATGAAGTTAAAAAGGCATATGAGGAGCGAAAAGCAGAGTTAAGTATAGCTAGTGGCACAGAGGTGTTACAATACCTTACAAGTGTTATGAGAGGTGAGCAAACCGAACAAATACTTAAAAGTGAGGGGGCAGAATATGGGCAAGCTATAGTTGATATAGATGTTGGCGCTAAAGATAGGCTTAAAGCGGCAGAAATGCTTGGAAGAACTCATAAATTGTTTACTGATAAATCTGGAAATACTACTGAAATTGTGGTGGTTAGAGATGATATCTAA
- a CDS encoding PBSX family phage terminase large subunit, which yields MISKKYVSLKDVVMPHFYGFWRDRRNTDVLYYVLKGGRGSGKSSVLAQGLVMDVVEQPITVLCVRRVANTLMESCYEQLKEAIEQLGLEDKFEYRVSPMKITYKPRGNSIIFRGADDPSKIKSIKVSRYPITRLWIEELAEFKTEDEVSMITNSILRAELPAGLQYKIFFSYNPPKMRQSWVNVKYESAILPSNTKVYHSTYLDNPYISKQFVEEAEHIKATKPLKYDWEYMGKAIGLGVIPFDNLLFEEITNEQIANFDNIKQGCDFGYATDPLAFVRMHYDKTRRKLYIFDELYGVKISNRKLADMIKSKGYESTLTLFDSAEPKSIDELRGYGIKGKGAVKGQDSVEFGERWLDDLESIIIDPKRCPNTYREFSNVDYATDKNGNPLPRLADKDNHTIDATRYAMSDEMRNKGLKSIRKSQFGL from the coding sequence ATGATATCTAAAAAATATGTAAGTTTAAAAGATGTTGTAATGCCTCATTTCTATGGTTTTTGGAGAGATAGAAGAAATACAGATGTACTCTACTATGTTTTAAAAGGTGGGAGAGGGTCTGGTAAGTCATCAGTTCTTGCACAAGGCTTAGTAATGGATGTGGTAGAACAACCTATTACTGTACTATGTGTCCGAAGAGTTGCTAACACTCTTATGGAGTCCTGTTATGAACAGCTAAAAGAGGCTATAGAACAGTTAGGACTTGAAGATAAGTTCGAATACAGGGTAAGTCCAATGAAGATTACCTATAAGCCTAGAGGTAATTCAATAATATTTAGAGGTGCTGATGACCCGAGTAAAATTAAGTCTATTAAGGTTAGTAGATATCCTATTACAAGGCTATGGATAGAAGAGCTAGCAGAGTTTAAGACAGAAGATGAAGTCAGTATGATAACGAACTCTATACTTAGAGCAGAGTTGCCTGCTGGACTTCAATATAAAATATTCTTTTCGTACAATCCGCCTAAGATGAGACAATCTTGGGTTAATGTTAAGTATGAGAGTGCTATATTACCAAGCAATACTAAAGTATATCATTCTACTTATTTAGACAATCCTTACATATCTAAACAGTTTGTTGAAGAAGCAGAGCATATAAAGGCAACTAAGCCACTTAAATACGATTGGGAATATATGGGTAAAGCGATTGGACTTGGTGTCATACCATTTGACAATCTACTATTCGAAGAGATTACAAATGAGCAAATAGCTAACTTTGATAATATCAAGCAAGGTTGTGACTTTGGGTATGCTACTGACCCACTAGCTTTTGTTCGTATGCACTATGATAAGACAAGAAGGAAGTTATATATCTTTGATGAATTATACGGAGTTAAGATATCTAACAGGAAATTAGCAGATATGATTAAATCTAAAGGATATGAATCAACCTTAACTTTATTTGATAGTGCAGAGCCTAAATCAATTGATGAACTTAGAGGATATGGAATAAAGGGTAAAGGTGCTGTTAAAGGTCAAGATTCAGTAGAGTTTGGGGAAAGATGGCTTGATGATTTAGAATCTATTATTATAGACCCTAAGAGGTGTCCTAACACTTATAGAGAGTTTAGTAATGTAGATTACGCAACTGACAAAAACGGCAATCCACTACCAAGATTAGCTGATAAAGATAATCATACAATAGACGCTACAAGGTATGCTATGAGTGATGAAATGAGAAATAAAGGACTAAAATCAATTAGAAAGTCGCAATTTGGATTGTAG
- a CDS encoding phage portal protein, translating to MYRTDKEELTIEEIAEFVKKHKTVAERYKELQDYYIGKHKILKAEEKANGVPNNKIVNPFPRYITDTLVGYFVGQPISYISKTDKNKLLEQLQPVFDYSDEQEENLELAKICSIKGKAYEVVYRDEQAQIRFNEIEPEEMFIIYDMKLNPSMKYAVRFYTVGEGEEKSDIIEVYDIAKVTIYKQEDDKFTVIEEQQHTFGDVPVVEYLNNKEEQGDFEQVMTLIDAYNTAQSNTLNDMEQFTDAYLVLVNLFDTNSADLKKAREDRTFLLGGDGDAKWLTKDVNDSWIENYKNRIKQDIHKFSYTPDMQDEAFGNNLSGVSIRYKILAMEQIRSNKERKFKKGLQRRIELICNSLSIQKDLDTFTEINIKFSNTLPQNVFELSQTIQNLQPILSKETLVSLLPFIENASEELQKKEAELDSEVSVSYNFGKNQQNVDNKDGDIVGEDN from the coding sequence GTGTACAGAACAGATAAAGAAGAGTTAACGATAGAAGAGATAGCAGAGTTTGTAAAGAAACATAAAACTGTTGCAGAACGATATAAAGAGTTGCAAGACTATTATATAGGTAAACATAAAATACTTAAAGCAGAGGAAAAAGCAAATGGAGTGCCAAATAACAAGATAGTCAATCCGTTTCCTAGATATATCACTGATACGCTAGTAGGATACTTTGTCGGGCAACCAATAAGCTATATAAGTAAGACTGATAAAAACAAGCTATTAGAACAACTACAGCCAGTTTTCGACTATTCAGATGAACAAGAAGAAAACTTAGAGCTTGCTAAGATATGCAGTATAAAAGGTAAAGCTTACGAGGTAGTGTATAGAGATGAGCAAGCACAGATAAGGTTTAATGAGATTGAGCCAGAAGAAATGTTTATCATATATGATATGAAGCTTAATCCAAGTATGAAGTATGCAGTTAGATTTTATACAGTTGGAGAAGGTGAAGAGAAATCAGATATTATTGAAGTGTATGATATTGCTAAAGTCACTATATACAAGCAAGAAGATGATAAGTTTACAGTTATAGAAGAACAACAACATACATTTGGTGATGTGCCTGTAGTTGAGTATCTGAATAACAAAGAAGAGCAAGGGGACTTTGAGCAAGTAATGACCCTTATAGACGCTTATAATACAGCACAGTCTAATACGCTAAATGATATGGAGCAATTCACAGACGCTTACTTAGTTCTAGTTAATTTGTTTGATACTAACAGTGCAGATTTAAAGAAAGCTAGAGAAGATAGAACGTTTTTGCTTGGTGGTGATGGTGACGCTAAGTGGCTCACAAAAGATGTAAACGATAGCTGGATTGAGAATTATAAGAATAGAATTAAACAGGATATACACAAGTTCTCATATACTCCTGATATGCAGGACGAAGCGTTTGGGAACAATCTTAGTGGTGTGTCTATAAGGTACAAAATACTAGCTATGGAGCAGATAAGAAGCAATAAAGAGAGAAAGTTCAAGAAAGGACTTCAAAGACGAATAGAGCTAATCTGTAACTCCCTAAGCATACAAAAAGATTTGGATACATTCACAGAGATTAATATTAAGTTTTCTAACACGCTTCCACAAAATGTGTTTGAGTTATCACAAACTATACAGAACTTACAACCAATACTTAGCAAAGAAACTTTAGTTTCATTGTTGCCATTTATAGAAAATGCAAGTGAAGAGTTGCAAAAGAAAGAAGCTGAATTAGATAGTGAAGTGTCAGTATCATATAACTTTGGGAAAAATCAACAAAATGTTGATAATAAAGATGGTGATATAGTTGGCGAAGATAACTAA